In Aspergillus luchuensis IFO 4308 DNA, chromosome 1, nearly complete sequence, the following are encoded in one genomic region:
- a CDS encoding uncharacterized protein (COG:S;~EggNog:ENOG410PX68), with protein MSTTSTYSPFRISPRDRANLDRNEAFRLVREHLRRQELGMKAPSFCAEHRHDTPSQEQETFRLHRDIIHTILLPLFLLHHQASRIATNVLPRHKGAECERAFRGEARGAYAWLHSILSEEHDWYLTERCPACIVLHVMNSEPTIRFVAVACLLSDHLQGLDLPSAKRRLPNFDFWYESLENAVREDTFWGEGFWPDIEYRACALTDGVKQLVLQCLELQAALDRHDLQPEESYRPTQRSRNDSSRPSVTVKQSSCTQLPVIDEEDQKLFAKAGANRGMHPCRSERPQRFHARRHGDPRRRSVTS; from the exons AtgtccaccaccagcacataTTCCCCATTTCGCATCTCCCCCCGGGATCGCGCCAATTTGGATCGCAATGAGGCTTTTAGGCTTGTGAGGGAGCATCTGAGGCGCCAGGAACTGGGCATGAAGGCTCCTAG CTTTTGTGCCGAGCATCGCCATGATACCCCCAGTCAAGAACAGGAAACCTTCCGCCTTCATCGCGAtatcatccacaccatcctcctccctctgtTCCTGCTCCACCATCAAGCCTCGCGTATCGCAACCAATGTGCTGCCACGCCACAAAGGCGCGGAATGCGAACGGGCGTTCCGTGGTGAGGCGCGTGGTGCTTATGCTTGGCTGCATTCTATTCTGAGCGAAGAGCATGATTGGTATTTGACCGAGCGCTGCCCCGCCTGTATCGTTCTGCACGTTATGAATTCGGAGCCGACCATTCGATTTGTCGCCGTGGCGTGTCTCCTGTCAGACCACTTGCAGGGTCTGGACCTCCCGAGCGCCAAGAGACGGCTGCCTAACTTCGACTTTTGGTACGAATCGCTGGAGAATGCTGTCCGTGAGGATACGTTTTGGGGCGAGGGCTTCTGGCCGGACATCGAATATCGCGCCTGCGCCTTGACCGATGGTGTGAAGCAGCTGGTGCTGCAGTGCTTGGAGCTGCAGGCTGCTCTGGACCGACACGACCTGCAGCCCGAGGAGTCGTACCGACCGACTCAGCGCTCTCGGAATGACTCGTCACGGCCGTCCGTGACGGTCAAGCAGTCCAGCTGCACGCAGCTCCCTGtcatcgacgaagaagaccagaAGCTCTTTGCCAAGGCCGGCGCCAATCGCGGCATGCATCCCTGCCGCAGTGAGCGGCCGCAGAGATTTCATGCTCGCCGCCATGGTGACCCTCGCAGAAGATCGGTGACATCTTGA